One Symphalangus syndactylus isolate Jambi chromosome 20, NHGRI_mSymSyn1-v2.1_pri, whole genome shotgun sequence DNA segment encodes these proteins:
- the ATP5MC1 gene encoding ATP synthase F(0) complex subunit C1, mitochondrial: MQTAGALLISPALIRCCTRGLIRSVSASFLNSPVNSSKQPSYSNFPLQVARRDFQTSAVSRDIDTAAKFIGAGAATVGVAGSGAGIGTVFGSLIIGYARNPSLKQQLFSYAILGFALSEAMGLFCLMVAFLILFAM; the protein is encoded by the exons ATGCAGACCGCCGGGGCATTACTCATTTCTCCAGCTCTG ATCCGCTGTTGTACCAGGGGTCTAATCAGGTCTGTGTCTGCCTCCTTCTTGAATAGCCCAGTGAATTCATCTAAACAG CCTTCCTACAGCAACTTCCCACTCCAGGTGGCCAGACGGGATTTCCAGACCAGTGCTGTCTCCCGGGACATTGACACAGCAGCCAAGTTTATTGGTGCTGGGGCAGCCACAGTTGGTGTGGCTGGTTCAGGGGCTGGCATTGGAACGGTGTTTGGCAGCTTGATCATTGGCTATGCCAG GAACCCGTCTCTCAAGCAGCAGCTCTTCTCCTATGCCATTCTCGGCTTTGCCCTGTCTGAGGCCATGGGGCTCTTCTGTTTGATGGTCGCCTTCCTCATCCTCTTCGCCATGTGA